Proteins from a genomic interval of Streptomyces fodineus:
- the trpA gene encoding tryptophan synthase subunit alpha, protein MSGNIQLLTDTLAGARAEGRSALIAYLPAGFPTVDGGIEAIKAVFDGGADVVEVGLPHSDPVLDGPVIQTADDIALRGGVRIADVMRTVREAYAATGKPVLVMTYWNPIDRYGVERFTAELAEAGGAGCILPDLPVQESALWREHAEKHGLATVFVVAPSSKDERLARITAAGSGFVYAASLMGVTGTRESVGAQAQNLVERTRATGTGLPVCVGLGVSGGAQAAEVAGFADGVIVGSAFVKRMLDAPDHASGLVAVRELAEELAKGVRGQA, encoded by the coding sequence GTGAGCGGGAACATCCAGCTGTTGACGGACACCCTCGCCGGCGCCAGGGCCGAGGGGCGCTCCGCGCTCATCGCCTACCTCCCGGCCGGGTTCCCGACCGTGGACGGCGGCATCGAGGCGATCAAGGCCGTCTTCGACGGCGGGGCCGATGTCGTGGAGGTCGGCCTGCCGCACAGCGACCCCGTCCTCGACGGCCCGGTCATCCAGACCGCCGACGACATCGCCCTGCGCGGCGGGGTCAGGATCGCCGACGTCATGCGCACGGTCCGGGAGGCGTACGCGGCGACCGGGAAGCCCGTGCTCGTCATGACGTACTGGAACCCCATCGACCGCTACGGCGTCGAGCGCTTCACCGCCGAGCTGGCCGAGGCGGGCGGCGCGGGCTGCATCCTGCCCGACCTGCCCGTCCAGGAGTCGGCGCTGTGGCGGGAGCACGCCGAGAAGCACGGCCTCGCGACCGTCTTCGTCGTGGCGCCGAGCAGCAAGGACGAGCGGCTCGCCCGGATCACCGCGGCGGGCAGCGGCTTCGTCTACGCGGCCTCGCTGATGGGTGTCACCGGCACCCGCGAATCCGTCGGAGCGCAGGCCCAGAACCTGGTCGAACGCACCCGCGCCACCGGCACCGGACTGCCCGTCTGCGTCGGACTCGGTGTCTCGGGCGGCGCCCAGGCCGCCGAGGTCGCCGGCTTCGCCGACGGCGTGATCGTCGGCTCGGCCTTCGTGAAGCGGATGCTGGACGCCCCCGACCACGCGTCGGGTCTCGTGGCGGTCCGCGAACTGGCCGAGGAACTGGCGAAGGGCGTGCGCGGACAGGCGTAA
- the trpB gene encoding tryptophan synthase subunit beta, with protein MPSEFFFPDPTGQVPSAEGYFGVFGGKFIPEALVAAVDEVAVEYDKAKADPEFARELDDLLLNYTGRPSALTEVPRFAEHAGGARVFLKREDLNHTGSHKINNVLGQALLTKRMGKTRVIAETGAGQHGVATATACALFGLDCTIYMGEVDTKRQALNVARMRMLGAEVVAVKSGSRTLKDAINEAFRDWVANVDHTHYLFGTVAGPHPFPAMVRDFHRVIGVEARRQLLERAGRLPDAAIACVGGGSNAIGLFHAFIPDAGVRLIGCEPAGHGIETGEHAATLTAGEPGILHGSRSYVLQDDEGQITEPYSISAGLDYPGIGPEHSYLKDSGRGEYRAITDDAAMQALRLLSRTEGIIPAIESAHALAGALDVGKELGKDGLIVVNLSGRGDKDMDTAARYFGLYDTDAEVAADKADTAEIEGDAK; from the coding sequence ATGCCCAGCGAATTCTTCTTCCCCGACCCCACCGGCCAGGTGCCCAGCGCCGAGGGCTACTTCGGCGTGTTCGGCGGCAAGTTCATCCCGGAGGCCCTCGTCGCCGCCGTGGACGAGGTCGCCGTCGAGTACGACAAGGCCAAGGCCGACCCCGAGTTCGCCCGTGAGCTCGACGACCTGCTCCTGAACTACACCGGCCGGCCCAGCGCGCTGACCGAGGTGCCGAGGTTCGCCGAACACGCCGGTGGCGCACGGGTGTTCCTGAAGCGGGAAGACCTCAACCACACCGGCTCCCACAAGATCAACAACGTGCTCGGCCAGGCCCTGCTCACCAAGCGGATGGGCAAGACCCGCGTGATCGCGGAGACCGGTGCCGGTCAGCACGGTGTCGCGACCGCCACCGCCTGCGCCCTCTTCGGCCTCGACTGCACCATCTACATGGGCGAGGTCGACACCAAGCGCCAGGCCCTGAACGTGGCCCGGATGCGCATGCTCGGCGCCGAGGTCGTCGCCGTGAAGTCCGGCAGCCGCACCCTGAAGGACGCCATCAACGAGGCGTTCCGCGACTGGGTCGCCAACGTGGACCACACCCACTACCTGTTCGGGACCGTCGCCGGCCCGCACCCCTTCCCCGCCATGGTCCGCGACTTCCACCGGGTGATCGGCGTGGAGGCGCGGCGGCAGCTCCTGGAACGCGCGGGGCGCCTCCCCGACGCCGCGATCGCCTGCGTCGGCGGCGGCTCCAACGCCATCGGCCTCTTCCACGCCTTCATTCCCGACGCGGGCGTACGCCTCATCGGCTGCGAGCCCGCGGGCCACGGCATCGAGACCGGCGAGCACGCGGCCACCCTGACCGCGGGGGAGCCGGGCATTCTGCACGGTTCCCGCTCGTACGTCCTGCAGGACGACGAGGGCCAGATCACCGAGCCGTACTCCATCTCGGCCGGTCTGGACTACCCGGGCATCGGTCCCGAGCACTCCTACCTCAAGGACTCCGGCCGCGGTGAGTACCGCGCGATCACCGACGACGCGGCCATGCAGGCCCTGCGCCTGCTGTCCCGTACCGAGGGGATCATCCCGGCGATCGAGAGCGCCCACGCCCTGGCCGGCGCCCTGGACGTCGGCAAGGAGCTGGGCAAGGACGGCCTGATCGTCGTCAACCTCTCCGGCCGCGGCGACAAGGACATGGACACCGCCGCCCGCTACTTCGGCCTCTACGACACCGACGCCGAGGTGGCCGCCGACAAAGCCGACACCGCCGAGATCGAGGGGGACGCCAAGTGA
- a CDS encoding DsbA family protein, protein MSEKNHDGKRAARERLAVEREKQKHTEKRRRALIVGASIVCVLGLAAVVGVLAVNAGRNKGEKAGPVVAPSGAQGKDSLAIPIGKDGAKSTLIIWEDVRCPACQAFEIAYRPTLHALADSGKLRIEYHLVRLIDGNLGGTGSLRGANALACAQDIAKFRDYHDVLYANQPKETDDAYADNTKLIDLAGKVGGLKTPAFQKCVEDGIHDSWVNKSQKAFQSGGFTGTPTVLLGGKNIAQDQTMTPAKLKQMVETAARG, encoded by the coding sequence GTGAGCGAGAAGAACCATGACGGAAAGCGCGCCGCCCGGGAGCGGCTGGCGGTCGAGCGTGAGAAGCAGAAGCACACGGAGAAGCGGCGGCGCGCGCTGATCGTGGGCGCGAGCATCGTCTGCGTCCTGGGCCTCGCGGCGGTGGTCGGCGTGCTCGCCGTGAACGCCGGCAGGAACAAGGGCGAGAAGGCGGGGCCCGTCGTGGCGCCCTCGGGCGCGCAGGGCAAGGACAGCCTCGCGATCCCGATCGGAAAGGACGGCGCCAAGTCGACGCTCATCATCTGGGAGGACGTCCGCTGCCCGGCCTGCCAGGCCTTCGAGATCGCCTACCGCCCGACGCTCCATGCACTGGCCGACTCCGGCAAGCTCAGAATCGAGTACCACCTGGTCCGGCTGATCGACGGCAACCTCGGCGGCACCGGCTCCCTGCGCGGCGCCAACGCCCTGGCCTGCGCCCAGGACATCGCGAAGTTCCGCGACTACCACGACGTGCTGTACGCGAACCAGCCCAAGGAGACCGACGACGCCTACGCGGACAACACCAAGCTGATCGACCTGGCCGGCAAGGTCGGCGGCCTCAAGACACCGGCCTTCCAGAAGTGCGTCGAGGACGGCATCCACGACAGCTGGGTGAACAAGTCGCAGAAGGCCTTCCAGTCCGGCGGCTTCACCGGCACCCCCACGGTCCTGCTCGGCGGGAAGAACATCGCCCAGGACCAGACCATGACGCCGGCCAAGCTCAAGCAGATGGTGGAGACGGCCGCCCGCGGGTAA